In Mytilus trossulus isolate FHL-02 chromosome 14, PNRI_Mtr1.1.1.hap1, whole genome shotgun sequence, a genomic segment contains:
- the LOC134695917 gene encoding UDP-glucuronosyltransferase 2C1-like, whose translation MTYEWKTCCIALTLGCLTHLYNVDCKRCIVFVAQLRSHIYPVMAITRELEKYNHSATFVLSTSMDKEIRSNGLSINSVVAKSLDNASIFHDVQMIMEIKMNGSKSFPFLQLLRNAYDHCNSFLTDDELFRILKTAKFDYAIIDFAPFVCYEILAYKLSLPFILSSSHYDPSLHRTPFNPAYMPAPWSGFTDKMTFLERMINTILYTIHLIKPTMPSFGNLVAKYVPEKPFMSNSELKGSFLLHIVDGDILMDYPIPIASNTILCGGLAARPAVSLISRIEAFVEKSKDVLVIVAFGSIIKSCPENIMNKLITAFQNMKHFSFIFRSGDSEKEDGNILLLPWLPQNDLLGHVKTKLFITHCGKSSVFEALYHGVPMLAFPIALDQISNAAVIKDKGYGLSMDILDFSVNELVDNIKKVVHSSTFMFSIKNASAIFHSRPQTPTQRAAYWIDLMTKYGSQHFRPASLDMSWYSYFMVDVYLVYIVGLVLVVYSFKLFLKFCIIICRRKKNAKEKLQ comes from the coding sequence ATGACGTATGAATGGAAAACATGCTGTATTGCCCTTACCCTGGGATGTTTGACACATTTGTATAATGTGGATTGTAAAAGATGTATTGTTTTCGTAGCCCAATTGAGAAGTCACATATATCCTGTAATGGCCATTACAAGAGAATTAGAAAAGTACAATCACTCAGCAACATTTGTGCTTTCAACATCAATGGACAAAGAAATACGTTCCAATGGATTGTCGATTAATTCTGTAGTGGCAAAAAGTCTTGATAATGCGTCCATTTTTCATGACGTGCAAATGATAATGGAAATCAAAATGAATGGTTCTAAGTCTTTTCCCTTTCTTCAACTACTTAGAAATGCATATGATCACTGTAATTCGTTTTTGACCGATGATGAACTATTCAGAATCTTAAAAACTGCAAAGTTTGACTATGCCATCATTGACTTTGCTCCATTTGTTTGCTACGAAATTTTAGCATACAAACTTTCATTACCCTTCATTTTAAGTTCTTCCCACTATGATCCAAGTCTCCACCGAACACCATTTAATCCTGCCTATATGCCAGCACCCTGGTCAGGATTTACAGACAAAATGACATTCCTGGAACGAATGATTAATACCATATTGTATACTATTCACCTTATCAAACCCACAATGCCTTCATTTGGCAATCTAGTTGCTAAATATGTTCCAGAAAAGCCGTTTATGTCAAACAGCGAATTGAAAGGTAGCTTTTTGTTGCACATAGTCGACGGAGATATTTTAATGGATTATCCAATTCCCATTGCCTCGAATACCATTTTATGTGGTGGATTAGCAGCCAGGCCCGCTGTATCATTGATATCTAGGATAGAGGCATTTGTTGAGAAATCTAAAGATGTCTTAGTTATCGTTGCCTTTGGTAGCATAATAAAGTCATGTCctgaaaatataatgaataaattaataacAGCTTTCCAAAATATGAAGCATTTCAGTTTTATATTTCGTAGTGGAGATAGTGAAAAAGAAGATGGAAACATATTACTATTGCCATGGTTACCACAAAATGATCTGCTTGGGCATGTAAAAACGAAACTATTTATCACTCACTGTGGGAAGAGCAGCGTATTTGAAGCTCTCTACCATGGCGTACCTATGCTTGCATTTCCAATTGCTCTTGATCAAATATCAAATGCCGCTGTTATTAAAGACAAAGGTTATGGACTTTCAATggatattttagatttttctgTGAACGAATTAGTtgacaacataaaaaaagtaGTGCATAGCAGCACTTTCATGTTCAGCATCAAAAATGCATCTGCGATTTTCCACAGTCGTCCACAAACCCCAACACAAAGAGCAGCTTATTGGATAGACTTAATGACTAAGTATGGATCACAACATTTCAGACCAGCCTCGCTAGATATGTCATGGTATTCATATTTTATGGTAGACGTGTATCTGGTCTATATTGTGGGACTAGTTTTAGTCGTGTATTCTTTTAAGTTATTTCTGAAGTTTTGTATTATAATATGTCGTAGAAAAAAGAATGCCAAAGAAAAACTGCAATAA